A genome region from Megalobrama amblycephala isolate DHTTF-2021 linkage group LG18, ASM1881202v1, whole genome shotgun sequence includes the following:
- the LOC125253155 gene encoding gastrula zinc finger protein XlCGF52.1-like: MEFEEEPCRIKDEDTEEQIDPLEVNEDKPHHFTNEDGKLTYKIGKQHLFQKPHLKNEDGNAVVSKTEENFMQKQAEKSGVKGSFTCSECGNSFIQKGHLNVHMRIHTGEKPFTCTQCGKSFSRKTSLNNHLRCHSGVRSFSCDQCDKTFVFKQDLRRHLKVHAGVKPHFCSICEKRFSQPQHLQVHQTIHTGVRPYVCFDCGKSFTTLDKLKIHQRIHTGEKPYKCSHCGKVFAHLATLKHHQRSHTGEKPHKCSHCEKSFTHSSSLKDHKRVHTGEKPYKCSNCGKVFAHLATLKYHQRSHTGEKPYKCSHCGRSFSRSEKMKAHERIHTGEKPYQCSSCGKSFIQISHLRTHKKKNCPKVSN; the protein is encoded by the exons ATGGAGTTTGAGGAAGAACCCTGCAGAATAAAAGATGAAGATACAGAGGAACAAATAG ACCCGTTGGAAGTGAATGAAGATAAACCTCATCATTTCACAAATGAAGATGGGAAACTGACATATAAAATTGGCAAACAACATCTGTTTCAAAAAcctcatttaaaaaatgaagatGGAAATGCAGTTGTTTCAAAGACTGAAGAGAATTTCATGCAAAAACAAGCTGAAAAATCTGGAGTCAAAGGATCTTTCACCTGCTCTGAGTGTGGAAATAGTTTCATTCAAAAAGGACACTTAAATgtgcacatgagaattcacactggagaaaaaccgttcacatgcactcagtgtggaaagagtttcagtcgcAAAACCTCTCTCAATAATCATCTGCGCTGTCACTCTGGAGTGAGATCGTTCAGCTGTGATCAGTGtgataaaacatttgtttttaaacaagacttaaGAAGACACCTTAAAGTTCATGCTGGTGTGAAGCCTCACTTTTGTTCTATTTGTGAAAAGAGGTTTTCACAACCGCAACATTTACAAGTTCACCAAACTATTCATACTGGTGTGAGACCTTATGTGTGCTTCgactgtgggaagagcttcactACATTagacaaattaaaaatacaccagagaattcatactggagagaaaccgtacaAGTGCTCACACTGTGGAAAGGTTTTCGCTCATTTAGCTACCCTGAAACATCACCAGAGAagtcatactggagagaaaccacACAAGTGCTCACACTGTGAAAAGAGTTTCACTCATTCATCATCCTTGAAAGATCATaagagagttcatactggagagaaaccgtacaAGTGCTCAAACTGTGGAAAGGTTTTCGCTCATTTAGCTACCCTGAAATATCACCAGAGAagtcatactggagagaaaccgtacaAGTGCTCACACTGTGGAAGGAGTTTCTCTCGGTCAGAAAAAATGAAAGCTCATgagagaattcatactggagagaagccgtaccaGTGCTCTtcgtgtgggaagagtttcatcCAAATATCTCATTTACGGACTCATAAGAAAAAGAATTGCCCGAAGGTGTCTAATTGA